One Bythopirellula goksoeyrii genomic window, CTTACCCGGACGAAATTTGTCTGATAGGGCATAAACACAGGGAAGCAATTCACCGCCTTTACTGTCCAAAACAATAACTGTTTTACTAGGATCAGCAATATCACTACGCAAACACGGAATGATCGCCTTTGTCGTCTTGCCGCATCCTGTCGGTCCGACAATTAGCAGATGCCGGCATCTTAAATCTTCAGGGAGCTGGAGAGTATGGAAAGACTTTGCAACAAAATGTTGAACAGGGTCTTCAAACTCATCACTTCCCTTCGTTTCTACGATAGGAGCAACTCCATAGAAGTGAGTGGTAGAAGGAGCATGCTGCAACAATTCGGAAGGGACGAATAAAGGAAGAATATCCGCCCATGATGCAACGCGGGCACTTGGGCCATCAAGGTTGGCGGATGAGCGAAGTGGACGTGTAGGGATATCCACGTCCCGAGGATTAATCTTAACCATTGGTAAATCTTGCAAGTCAGAGTGCTTTCCTGCATGACTCTTGATAGCTGCCGTGGCAGTAGCTGATGAGAGTTGTGGGCTCTTGCGGAGACCTCCTTGGACATCGGGTTCACCATGATGAACTTGTGAATCTTTGACTCTAATGGGCAGAGGGCTTTCCAATAATATGGAATCGATGCTCATAGAATGATTGACAGTATCAGCTATGTGGGGGTCGAAAGATGTATCCGTGCCATCACTTTTAACTATTTCATCGAATGCAAAGGATGCTCCCAAAGCGTCAAGTTGAATGTCGAGAGAGGGATCACCCACTTCCGAGGGAAGTGATTTAAGGTCCGAGTAAGCGTCATTAACTTCCGTTAGGAATGTTTTGGCTAGCACACGAAATAGTGAAATTACTTCCTTGCCATCGATTTGCTTAGCAGGATCTTGGTTGCTTAAGAAGTCGGCGATCTCGTTCTCTGCGTCAAGTCTTGTGCAATGCATTCGAATTGCATGCAGCACACGACTATCACTATCGTAGGCTAGGTAAACCAAGCCCACTGCTGCGAGAAAGGCTTGTCTTTCTTTCTCCGCGGCTTCAAGCCAGGCTGGAGAATCGGGGTTGTCGAGTTCATCGGGAATATCAGTACTATGTTGGGAATCATTAAGTGAAGATGTTCTATGTTCACTCTCTGAAGTTTGAGCCATTTGATGTATTTCTTTCTTTCGCAAGCCATGTGTCGGCAAAAAGTACGATTTGTTCATAGTAACTCTCCAACTGGCATTTATAGTTGGGCGTCGAGATACTTTCTCAATCTCTTCAAATCCTGAAAATACCGATGTCTCTCGGTGTTTCTTGGTGAGCCTAATTCCTCCTCAATTTCTCGCCAGTTTTTTCCATCGAATATGTGCAACCTTATGCGGCGAGCACTTTGCTGATCTAATTGCTCTATTGCCTTATCTAGCAAGGCTATCTGCTCATCAAGGGAACAGAGCTCTTCTGCAGAAGGTAGTGGGGGAGGGCATTTCTCATTCAGTTTACTAAGCATCAATTGTTTCCCCTTCAACCGGCGAAAATAATCAGCTACGAGATTCCTGACGATAGAGTACAGAAAACTGCGTTTTTCTGCATTTGATCGTTTGAGGTCGAACTTAAGTGAAGCTCGCTGAAAAGTCTCTTGCAATATGTCTTCTGCTGCGTCTGCATGGTTTTTCCCCAGTTGTTTGCTGGCAAAAGCCATCAACTCTGGGCCAAGATTGCCAAAGAAAGACAAGAATGGGTCAGAAGAGTCCCCAAGCGTTGCAATGAATTGGTAGTAGGAATCTGAGCGGACAAATAAAGACTCTGCTTCGAGTTGGGATTCATCTTTGATATTGGGATTGAGTCTCTCCTCAGAGGAAGAGTTTTCGGGGCCCACGTTGGCTTCATCCGGATTAGACATTGCGCTGCCCCCGCGAAACATGAGTCAGTGCCCAGATTGCGTTTGACATCCAAGACACACAAGTAGTTACCCTCCCCCTTAGGTCATACGTTTCAATTGGTAAACAATTCAATGAAATCTTTGAAATGTTGATTACATTTTGCTAAGTAGTTTTTGATTTGAGTGAGTTTCGATCGAATCTTTAGTGAAGAGCATCAGCCACAATTAGCCACATTACCTATCTTGTCAATTTCGGATTCTAGTTCATCAAAAGGAAAACAAGCCAAGAGAGCTTCGACTTGAAAATCCAGAGGCAGGATTCCTAATACCGAGGGAGTAATTCTCCTTCTGAATCCTATGTCGTCCTTTCTTGAACATCGCTTCGGCTAGCGCACGCAACAATTTGATGGATTCCGCGTGATCGATCCTCCTTGCATTGAGCGACACGTCGATGCGAGTTTCCATTGGTTAGCCTGCATGTAGGGGAGTGTATTGCAAGACAGCTAGCCTACACGACATGGTCATCGCAAATAGAGATGTGGCATACACATTGGAGCTTCACAAGCATCGCTCACTGCTCTTACTCAGCAAGCGAAGTGAGCTAAGCTGCTTCGGTTATTGGTTATCCTTATGTTCTACCCAACGCTTCTTATCATCCTTGTGTTGCACTTTGCACTCGAGACTCGTTTTGACACAGCATTGTGCGAAATATGAACAAGCACATTGGTTAGGCATGCTTTGTGGGATTTTTTTTCGAATTCTAATGTAAGTGTTGCGTACTAATCACAACGGACATTCGATTGGTGAGAAGATCCAGTGACTCTAGGAGCTCAACTTGTTGAAGCAATTATGCATGGAAGGACCTGGTCAAGCACACTATGGCACCTGCGTACTGAGACAATCTCACCAAGAGCTTTAGATTCCTTTGATGCAAACAGCAACACCACTACAGCTGTTGAGTAGAGCATGTCGGCTATTGTTTGTTGTGGTAGTGTTGCTATCGAGTTTGCGGAGATGTATTTCCGGATTCTAATTGGCCAAGTGCTCTTATGGGATAAGCAGATCAGTGCCGGCGTGCTGGCAAAATAGTTTTGTACTTGCTTGAAGTAGTTGGAACTAACAGAACATGTGATACATCGCGAGCCGAGGGTCCATGGCTACCATCCATTTGAGCATTGTTGTATGGAAGGTGATTTTTAACAGATTAGGCCGCACTAGCGTCTTAACTATTAGGATAGAGTTCTCGTAGTCTGGATCGGGACCGGGCCGGACGGGTGTCACCGGGGCGCCCTTTGGCTGTCGAGCGGTCCCGATCCGACTGACGAGGGTGCTTATTGTCTTCAATATCGGAGTAGCGATATGGCAGAAAAATCAGGCATCGGCTGGACTCACCACACCGTTAACCCCTGGTGGGGATGTGAAAAGGTGGGCGAAGTATGCCGCCATTGCTACATCGAAGGAATCATGAAGCGAGCTGGTATCAAGCATCCGTTTGAAGGCCCACGTCGCACCAAGACCTGGAAAATGCCGCTGCTGTGGAATCGTAAGGCAGAAATGGACTCAGTTCGGCGACGGGTGTTTACCTGTTCGATGTCTGATTTCTTCCATACGGAGGCGGATCCGTGGCGCCCCGACATTTGGCAACTTGTCCGTCAATGCGAGGCTCTCGATTGGTTGATCCTGACCAAGCAATCCGAACGAATAACGGAGTGCCTACCAGGAGACTGGGGAGAGACCGGTTACCCGAATGTCTGGCTGGGGGTGACCTGTGGTCATTCCCGATCGTACCACCGCGTCGCTGACCTGCTACAAATTCCCGCAACAATCAAGTTTATCTCGGCTGAGCCGCTGCTCGGACGCTTGGATTTTCGCCACTACCTGCCTGGCATTGACTGGGTAATCACTGGCTGTGAGCAAGCAGCCAAAGGGACCCGTCGACCTATGGAGCTTGAGTGGGTTAGAGATATCTACCAGCAGTGTCTTGAAACAGGCACGGCACACTACTTCAAACAATACTATGCCAAGGAAAGGGGAATTCCACGTACTGATGGGGTGCTTGACGACAAGGTGTGCCAGAGATTTCCCAGACAGCTCGTCCAGGAGGTGTAAGCGATGCGACGTCGCACCAGACAACTGATCGATATTGCCAAAGAACTTCTTCTCGATACTTCATTCATGAAGGTAGAAGATTGCATTGCTGCGTGGCAAGAACGCACCAAGAGATCCAGAGCTCGCTATTACTATTATGTCAAGATTGCTCTAGCAGAGCTAGATGATGATGCGCGAAAGAGAGGTGATTCCTCTGCTGCCTAAAATCGAGACGAAACAAGACATTGCGTGACAGTTAGATTGACTTGGAGAAGTGGTCAGACAATAGTGTAAGAAGTTGTTGAGCTCGACACTCAACCCAAGCTTGAAAGTATTTAGAACCCGGCTGGCCTCTTGCCTTGTGTTTAGAAACACGCGGTGAGAAGTCAATCGGGTTTTTGCATTAATCAAATCTCCACTAAGTCACAACATTTCTCATAGATCCAACATGCCTAACAAAAAAAACATCTTGCGACGGCAGCTTCCCGAGGATTTTGAAGTGGGTGACTGCACCTCATTGCAACTCACCGTGCAAGGTTTTCTGGTAGTTACTGAAAAGAATGAAAATGGGGACTGGCCATTTACCCTGCAAGTGACTGCCGTCCACAGTGAGCGAACGGACAATTCATCATCAGAAAAGGCCCTGGCGCCTGTTAGAAAACTTACTCCCGTTCTCTGGTCAGTGCGAGGAGACGGAGAAGTTGAAATAGTAGTTGAAGTTGGTGCACGGCAACGCCTTCTGTCTCTGGGGTTGTCAGCTCGGCAGGGACTTCGCTCATGGCGGAGGGATAACGATGGCCACAGGAAAAGTTCTTCACGAAAAATCTGGCTACACCATCACCCTGGGGCAACCGGTGGTGAATGTTGCCGAGGGAATGAGCCAAAACTATCAGCATGAGACCAATGATGGCTACTTCCTTTAAGAGATGTTTGGTGAGTTTCCGGAGACTAAATAACTACCGGCTAAGGGCCGGTAGGTTTGGGAATTTCGTGAGCTACGGACTGAAGCCCTTCACTCATGAGTTGGTAACCTGAAAATTGTCATCGTCATCACTAGGCTCGGTGCCTTCCTGCTGGCGGATGTACTCCATTATCGTTTCATCAGTCACATTACCGCCAGATGCAACAAAGTAGCCACGTCCCCACAAGTGACATCCTCCATATTGTCTTTGCACATGCTTGAATTCCATCATCAACTTTCGAGAGGTCTTCCCCTTCATATATCGCATGATCTTGCTTGGCGACAGCTTGGGCGGGCAATTCAGCAGTACATGCACATGGTCCGCAGAAACGGCTCCCTGCAAAATCTCGATGTCGTACGTACGGCAGATTTCTCGGACCAGATCACGAGCTCGAGTCCCAACCGTACCTGTCAATATCGACCGACAGGATTTGGTTCCCCATACAAAGTGGTAATTGATATCGCAACGACTAGCAGAGCTGCGGCATAAGTTTTCCATACCTCCAATACAAGAACCTAAAGGTTTCGCCTGAAGGCGAGGGTCTTCGACCCTTCGTTGAGACAACAAAACATAACCCGATTTAGTCATTTTTTCGGATGCTAATGAATCAGAGCTTGCAAATAAGAAAAGCCGAAGTCCCTGGTGGAACCCCGGCCCGCCACGGTTGAAATGCGTGACTTAATTGACACTTAAATGCTAACGCTTTCGCCGTCGCTGTCCAGCCCACCCCGCGGCCTTCTGGTGCATCAATTCTGATGCCCATGTTTTCCATTTCCACCGGAGAATAACCACTTCGGTGAAGTCCCCCGCTACAAGTCTATCAAGAAGGAATGATGTGATGTTCGATCATGGAAATCGCGGCGACGCCAACGGCGAAGCCTCTGCTAAGTCAAATCCCACCCCTGGTGCCGATTCTACTGGTAGCCAAGATGGGGATCCCCAACGCTTCTGTACGACTGAGTCGACTGACAATTCGAGCGATTTAGCCACAAGTGGCTTAACCCGTCAGATCGGTCCCGTCACCTTGATTCTGATGGGAACTCTCTATTTCGTCCAACTGACCAGCAAAGTTCAAGCGCTGTGGAACGCTCTGATCTACGAAGAGTCGTTGGATGACGCAACGATCCGTGGTGCTGCTACAAATAGGAACGGGGAAGAGGGGCTTCGATCACTTGCATCGCAGGCCGAGCACAAAGTTTTCTCGTATGGTGTGTTGCAAACGGCCTTACGATATGCCCACAGTGCCATCAATCTCACGCGGCCTCTATACGAGTCTGCAATCCAAGCAGTCGCCATGGAGGAGCAAAAAGTTCAGGTTGCCGATGAGCACTCTTACAAAATCGAATCTTCGTGGAAGGATTTGGGGGCACTCCATAATGTGATTACGTTGATGACGATTGCTGGCTTGCTTCTCGGGTTGTATGTGCTCGGCCTCAATGAGACTCGCTCGCTGATGGGGTACTTGATTTATGGTTTCCCTCTCTTTTTTGAAGATACTCAGGCGGTGATTCCCTGGATGACAGCGCAACAGCTGGCATTCTCAACAACATTCATGCATGTGCTAGGCACGTTTCTGACGCTGGAATACTGCGAATTCTCCGTGCGATCACTTACCCAAGAGATTTTCAAAACACGGATCCGTAAGTGCATGGCGTTTCTGCTAATTGTTTCTCCTCTGTTACTTTCTTTTATCCTCGGCGCAGGCAAAATCTTGGGCGACCCCGAGATGGCCGATCGGCAACCATGGGTGTTTTACTCGCCGGATATGTTCGGTCTGATTTGGATTAATCTCTGCGGCACGAGCATGGGCCTCTTTGGTGGCTTCTATTTTCTCAAAGTGCAGACCCGGAAGCTACTCACATTCCATCGTGTCGAGTCACCTGGCCAAGCTCACAACCTGGCTGCGCTGGCAACCGCCCGTCTCTGTGCCGCTTCCTGCCTTGATGTTCTCACCCAAGCGAAACAAGTCGTCGACTCTGCGAAAGAGTCGGCGGAGAACATGGCTCTCGACGCTACCACGAGGTATTGGCTTGAGAAAGCAGATTTGGCAGCGCGTGAATCGCAGGCCTTTATCAAAGAGACTGCTCCACCTGGCAGCAGCTAGAGCGTGGGTTTCCAAGGCTTTCGTTGTTGATTGAATCTCCCATTCCCAGCCTCCACTTTTTAGTTTTTTCTATCACTTTCCTTTTACTTTGGAGTTTTTGCCATGCGATGCCAAATCGTTTCCCTCTGCCTGAGTTTGTTGTTCCTGTTCACGCCGACGTTCTCGGCTGGTGCCGAAAGTGAGGTGCTCGACCGAGAAAACCAGCCTCGCTTGGAATTGAAATCAACCAATCGCGAGTGGTTTGTGATTGTCAGTAGTGGCATTACGGAGAAGATGCGTACTCAAACAAAATATCAATTCTTCGATCTGCTCAAGACTACCGCTGGCGGCGATGTGGTGCATCTGCTCGAAGCGACTCCGGAGCATCGGCACCTCGCGACCGGCGTGATTCCGGACCGACCCAAGTCGTCACGACTAAGATCGCGAGAGTTAAGTCGTTTGTCGAGTACGATCACAAGCTTTTTTAAGCAGTCAAGCCGTGAGATCTTGGAATCCGATAGCAAACAACTCGACCTGTTTCGAGTGGGGACAACGGTCGATCAACTCCGCAAAACTGAATTTCCAGTTTGCGTGATCTGTGTAGGCACACCCATTTACCATGACGTGTCCCGCCACCAAGGCTTGTCGATGCTCGATGGTATCGTTCCGACCTTGGCCACCTTGCGAGCAGGCCCACTCTCGCACACCTCCGTCTTTTATCAGGGGGTCACGAAGCTCCCACCCCATACGCAAATCTCCATTCTTTCAGAACAAAAATGGGGTGTCGATTCGATCCATGAAGGAGAAGTTACCAAGTATCTTAGAACGTTCTATTGGTACCACGGCAACGCGATGCTGCAAAAAATTACCGACTCTCCTTCGGCTGCTTTTGATTTACAAAAACCGCAACCGGTGAAAGTCGGTACGAAATTCTACGAGTTACTCCCTGGGTACGATTCGAGGGACTCTCCAAGCGAGTTTGGCATTCGTCGGGCCACGGTGGATTCCATCCAGGAGGAAGACTCGGAGCATGGACCGCGCGTGGTAATTTTTGGGGGCACGATCGCCAAACCACCCGCCTTGGATGGCTCGAACGTAGACGTCAGCACGATCATCAAGCAATGCCTCCACTCCACGACCGAGACGGCGCTCTGTATGCGCTGGAAACCTGACCGTGATATCAGAGGGACTACCGATAACGACTGGTATCTCATCCATCCCCGCCATCGTGAGGTGCTGTGCTTCAAGAGAAAAAAGACACCTTTTGCTCTGTTGCATAACGACATGCTGATGGGGGCAACCACCGCCGAGGGAGGTTTTGCCAGCAATTGGGAAGTCGTGACGGTCAAGAACGAAGCCCTGCGCGAATTGGAAGTATGGATTAACACGTACCAGGGGGTTGGTTCCATCCCTTGCAATATCATGTTCGTCGGCAACGGTCAAAGAACTCCCCTCACGATCGATCTTCCGAATGCACAGGGGGATCGGGGTGCAAACTTCAAGCATCGCAACCACCATGCCTCGTGGCTAAGAGTCTCTTTGCCTCCCTCATGGCAAGCGGCGTCCACAGCTAGTCCTGCAAACGCCCCGACTTCTGCTGTCCCGAAATCTACTTCGACTTCGGCAATCAAGAGGGGACCAGTTGCACCGGGTCTCTTTACCATAATCGGACTCCCTTCCCTAGGTCGAGCGCTGAAGAATCCTGTCTCTCTGCTGGATGACATCTTAACGAGCACTAACTTCCTCATTCAGATTGCAAATAACTCCTTCCCCAAGTTGTCGACGACAGCATTCGGCGGTAGTGGACCTGCCCGCACAAGACCTCGAGCAACCAAACGTTCTCCGCCAGAGCTCTCCCAGAAAGCTGTCGTAATTAAGCCCCCAGCTTCGCCGCAGTCGAAATCGATCTTACCCGCCGTGCCGCCACCCACAGTGCCAGCAAGTTCGCGGCAGGCGGAATTGCCAAACTCCAACTCATTGCCTGTGCCAACAGCACCCTTGGCTGAAACCGTTGCCCGACGTTCGATTCTGGTGCGCAATCACGCGCTCAGACATCCTGCGGCGAACGAGCCAATCATGCCCCCCGTACCTAGAGCACCGATTGAAACTCTCCTGCCCGGGCAGTGCGACCCGGACGACTGGGATGCGATGGACTGGGGATGGATCGATTCTTACTGCTACTAAAGCACCAGACACCTACCCAAACCGGCTTCGCTTTGACAAGAAAGGGTTTGTATGTCTCCAGTAACCAAGTGTTATCCAGGGAAGCTCGTGATGTCCGTTGCGGTCTTCCTATTCGCCCTGCTCATGATTTTGTGGTCCCACTTCACAGCGGTGAGGACTCCCGAAGTTGACTCGATCCCCGTGATGCGCAAACCGAGTCTGTTTTACCACCTGGGAAAGCTGTTTGACCCCTTCACGGAGTCGGATCGCCAGCTGCATCGGGAGATGTGGCAGGACAGCTATGAAATCGATGCGTTTCTGGCGGACCCCTATCGGAGTGCTGGGGCGACTGGGAGTTATCCAGTCGCCGGAGCGGGCGTGAATTCTCACGCCGTCGGCAAGCTCAGCGATCAGGAATTGGGGATCTTCCGTGAACAGCTGGCTGTTCGCGCAGGCGACGGCTGGGAAGCCGCGCCGCCTGACATTCGGCGGAAGTATGAACGTCTGTTCGACATGCCGCCATATCCAGGATTGCCACGATGAAAGTCCAGCTTTTCGGGAAAGATTGGTCACTCTCCTGGCGGTCGTTGGGAACAGTTTTCTGGCTGTTCGTGTTCACCGGGTTGATTGCGGGAACTCTCCGGGCGTTGATTGAGCCTCACCTGCGGTATGTGGATCTCGATTGGAGACTCGAGCCGAATCTCCCTAGGGACACATCGACTATCTCACCGCTAGAGAATCTCGCTGCTGGGGAGGAACCGATCCAATCGCCGACGCAAACGGCTGATCCGCTCACCCAATTAATTCAAGGTGCCACCGGACCGGGTCAGGTCGTGCTCCCTAAAATAATTCCCCTTGCTCAGGAACTTGCCTTCTGTCGATTTTATCTAGGCCGGGACTTCACAACTTGTTTTTGTTCGGGTGAACCGTGGTTCCAGGTGGAGTGGGAGGATCGTGCTTACCGCTGCCGAGGCCAGTTCGTCGACCTCACGCAACCTCTCGGTGAATTCACCCACCTGAAACCGCTCGATATTCGCAGGAGTTTACAGGCGAGTGGATCCTTCCAAGGTGGGCCAGCCCCAGGCGTGGCGGGCTATGAGCAACTGAGCGAGGGAAGTTTTCGCTATGCCGTGGGAGAAATCACCAATCCGGTCAGCGGACTCAGTACGCTCTCTTATGCTCGAAAGGGGGATTGGCTGAGTTTTCCCAGCAAATTCGCCGCCCCTGCTGAGAATTCCCACGGACCTTGGTCCATGTACCAGTCTGCCCAACGCTTTCCATGGATAGGGATTGATTACGCCGCCAACTTGAAAGAAGGCACCCTCACGGCCGTGGCACTGACGCACGAGATCGACACCCAACAGTTTCCTCTCGCTTGGCAAGGGCCGCCATCTGCCACAACCTCCGAGTGGCTCGCCGGAGACGCCGCCGGGCGGTTAGCACCGGAGGGTTTCGTCGCGTCTTATACGAATTACCAACATGGATTAGTAGCAGCAGCCTTTCAGCTCCCACAAGATCGGTGCGTCTTGCTTTTGTATTCTGCTCATGCTGGCAACGTCTTGGCGGTCAATCCCCTCCCTTTCGGAGCGCAGGCGACAGCGGGAAGGTCGCTCAGCCGCTTGCAATTCTCACCCAACGGTTGGCTGTTAGCGGCGTACGACCAGGCTGGTGAGCTCTATTTCTTTCACACCAAAACTCTAAAGCTTTTGCGTCACTATCCCCAAACGGATGGTCGAGAGAATCGTCACAAGACGGTGCGCCTGGCGTTCAATTCACGGGGGGACCGCTTAATTGCCCCCAGTAAGGGGGGCGACTTGATCGAAGTCGATTTTTTCGCAAATCGCCTCCAACGCTTAGGCTGTAAATTTCCTGTGAGTGCCTTTGCGTACGCGACCAGTTATGACCAGGTCGATACCCTCATGACCGTATCGGCAGAGAGTGGTTGGCTGGTAAAATATCGACTCGATCAGGGGACGGCAGCCAGAGAAGCCAAGTTCCTGTTGGCAGGCCTTTACCCCAAGGCAAGGTATCTTA contains:
- a CDS encoding RNA polymerase sigma factor is translated as MSNPDEANVGPENSSSEERLNPNIKDESQLEAESLFVRSDSYYQFIATLGDSSDPFLSFFGNLGPELMAFASKQLGKNHADAAEDILQETFQRASLKFDLKRSNAEKRSFLYSIVRNLVADYFRRLKGKQLMLSKLNEKCPPPLPSAEELCSLDEQIALLDKAIEQLDQQSARRIRLHIFDGKNWREIEEELGSPRNTERHRYFQDLKRLRKYLDAQL
- the tnpA gene encoding IS200/IS605 family transposase, giving the protein MENLCRSSASRCDINYHFVWGTKSCRSILTGTVGTRARDLVREICRTYDIEILQGAVSADHVHVLLNCPPKLSPSKIMRYMKGKTSRKLMMEFKHVQRQYGGCHLWGRGYFVASGGNVTDETIMEYIRQQEGTEPSDDDDNFQVTNS
- a CDS encoding DUF5131 family protein, which produces MAEKSGIGWTHHTVNPWWGCEKVGEVCRHCYIEGIMKRAGIKHPFEGPRRTKTWKMPLLWNRKAEMDSVRRRVFTCSMSDFFHTEADPWRPDIWQLVRQCEALDWLILTKQSERITECLPGDWGETGYPNVWLGVTCGHSRSYHRVADLLQIPATIKFISAEPLLGRLDFRHYLPGIDWVITGCEQAAKGTRRPMELEWVRDIYQQCLETGTAHYFKQYYAKERGIPRTDGVLDDKVCQRFPRQLVQEV